From Medicago truncatula cultivar Jemalong A17 chromosome 7, MtrunA17r5.0-ANR, whole genome shotgun sequence, a single genomic window includes:
- the LOC25499418 gene encoding uncharacterized protein isoform X1, with amino-acid sequence MAVKLRHNNFPTSSSSNSWFSKDQRNADTKVLSLHCHLLNEGRSLKKRRLTHHALFWNLTSDNVLVDYRNFSLKFYRPKRKVKNLLFVSSDEGVSVNEDSDGSSTSNNTDLEKMRVKLNRPLVEDDFCDRLLQCLYDAARVFELEIKEQNSLSRQSWFSIAWFGVDRIAWEKTLSYQAAVYSLLQAASEFSSQSDGKDKNVNVFVQRSLLRLSAPLESIIREKLSAKQPKAYEWFWSKQVPAVVASFINKFEGSRKNMGGGLSSASDVSLLMLALTSFAVIIKVGPAKLSCSQFSSMSTVITGSLMDLLVDLIPISQAYSSVRDAGLCREFLVHFGPRAASCRGKIEQGPPEIVFWVNISQRQLQKVIDKERIWSKLTTSESIEVLEKDLAIFGFFIALGRSTRSFLLSNGFDTLDDPVEDFIRYLIVGSVLYYPELSSISSYQLYVEVVCEELDWLPFYPGITSTTKQLHVHKSKQEGPPNAEAVPQALDVCSHWMQSFIKYSTWLENPSNAKAARYLSIGHKKLLECMEVRMLKDKTLEISANRTVERSTVHSSAKVSDSFAEALKSVEEVVPRLENFLQELYASSASSGKEHLKAAYSVLEKIRKLKKEAEFLEASFRAKADSLQEGVDVGQSHNPVGAKEEYFKAKSRKNANVDRRKKLIGKSQGFRKDFVQDNNFQLSTSNEGIVDPESSEIHRFEHLRSELTELERRVQRRVYKSVKDEELGPMDDGARYSDDAGVVQMVQVQKEGNIIKKSFSKLKETGTDVWQGTQLLAIDAGAAMGLLRRILMRDELTEKEKKTLRRTLTDMASVIPIGVLMLLPVTAVGHAAMLAAIKKYVPALIPSTYAPERLDIFRQLEKIKQMSTIDVGSDDEVNKVN; translated from the exons ATGGCGGTTAAACTACGCCACAACAATTTTCCAACGTCAAG TTCGTCGAATTCTTGGTTTTCGAAAGATCAACGCAATGCAGACACAAAGGTGTTGAGCTTACACTGCCATTTACTAAACGAAGGAAGAAGTTTGAAAAAGCGACGTTTAACGCATCATGctttgttttggaatttgacTAGTGATAATGTTTTGGTGGATTATagaaatttttctttgaaattttatagACCTAAAAGAAAGGTAAAGAATCTGTTATTTGTATCTTCCGATGAAGGCGTTAGTGTTAATGAGGACTCTGATGGTAGCAGCACTAGTAATAATACGGACCTTGAGAAAATGAGGGTGAAATTGAATAGGCCATTGGTCGAAGATGATTTCTGTGACAGGCTTCTGCAATGTTTATATGATGCTGCTAGGGTCTTTGAGTTGGAAATTAAAGAGCAGAACTCGCTCTCAAGACAATCTTGGTTTTCAATAGCTTGGTTTGGCGTAGACCGAATTGCGTGGGAGAAGACACTGTCATATCAG GCTGCTGTGTACTCCCTGTTGCAAGCTGCAAGTGAATTTTCATCCCAAAGTGATGGTAAAGACAAAAATGTCAATGTGTTTGTCCAAAGGAG TTTACTTCGGCTTTCGGCTCCACTGGAGAGTATAATTAGAGAAAAATTATCAGCAAAACAGCCCAAAGCATACGAGTGGTTTTGGTCCAAGCAAGTTCCAGCTGTAGTGGCTTCCTTCATTAATAAGTTTGAAGG GTCCAGAAAAAATATGGGTGGGGGTTTAAGCAGTGCAAGTGATGTATCACTTCTTATGCTTGCACTAACAAGCTTTGCTGTAATCATTAAAGTTGGTCCGGCAAAACTTTCTTGTTCACAGTTCTCTTCCATGAGCACAGTGATAACCGGTAGTTTGATGGACTTGCTGGTTGATTTAATTCCTATAAGCCAAGCCTATAGTTCTGTTAGGGATGCTGGTCTGTGCAGAGAATTTCttgttcattttggtcctcgaGCTGCATCATGCAGAGGTAAAATTGAGCAAGGTCCACCAGAGATTGTTTTCTGGGTAAACATTTCTCAGAGGCAGCTACAAAAAGTTATCGATAAGGAGAGAATATGGTCAAAACTGACAACATCTGAAAGTATAGAG GTTTTGGAGAAAGATTTAGCAATATTTGGGTTCTTTATTGCATTAGGCAGAAGTACACGGTCCTTTCTTTTATCAAACGGTTTCGATACTCTAGATGATCCAGTTGAAGATTTTATAAG GTATCTTATTGTAGGAAGTGTTTTATATTACCCTGAGCTCTCATCCATAAGTTCATATCAGTTGTATGTGGAG GTGGTTTGTGAAGAGTTGGACTGGCTTCCTTTTTATCCTGGAATCACCAGCACTACAAAACAACTACATGTGCATAAAAGTAAACAAGAAGGTCCACCAAATGCTGAAGCAGTGCCCCAAGCACTAGATGTTTGCTCTCATTGGATGCAAAGCTTTATAAAATACAGTACATGGCTAGAGAACCCTTCTAATGCGAAAGCAGCTAGATATTTGTCAATAGG GCACAAGAAGTTGTTGGAGTGCATGGAAGTTAGGATGCTAAA AGATAAGACATTGGAGATTAGTGCCAACAGAACAGTTGAGAGATCTACAGTTCACTCAAGTGCAAAAGTGTCGGATTCTTTTGCTGAG GCTTTAAAAAGTGTGGAGGAAGTTGTGCCAAGACTGGAGAATTTTCTTCAAGAGTTGTATGCATCAAGCGCTAGTTCTGGAAAAGAGCATCTGAAAGCAGCCTATTCTGTTCTGGAAAAAATACGGAAGCTCAAAAAAGAAGCTGAATTCTTGGAGGCATCTTTCAGAGCAAAAGCAGATTCTCTACAAGAA GGAGTTGACGTTGGTCAGTCCCACAATCCAGTTGGTGCGAAGGAAGAGTATTTTAAAGCGAAGAGCAGAAAGAATGCTAATGTGGATAGAAGGAAAAA ACTCATCGGTAAATCTCAGGGGTTCAGAAAGGATTTTGTACAG GACAATAATTTTCAACTGTCTACATCAAATGAAGGTATTGTGGACCCAGAATCCAGTGAaatccaccgctttgaacaccTGAGAAGTGAGCTAACAGAACTTGAGAGACGGGTTCAAAGACGTGTTTATAAATCAGTGAAGGACGAG GAGTTGGGGCCTATGGATGATGGTGCTCGATATAGTGATGATGCTGGCGTTGTTCAGATGGTCCAGGTTCAGAAGGAAggaaatatcataaaaaagtcttttagcAAGCTAAAGGAAACAGGAACA GATGTTTGGCAAGGAACTCAACTTCTAGCTATTGACGCTGGTGCTGCGATGGGTTTACTTAGAAGAATCTTGATGAGAGATGAATTGAccgagaaagagaagaagacaCTTAGGAGAACCTTGACTGACATGGCTTCAGTTATTCCAATTGGAGTTTTAATGCTTCTTCCG GTTACCGCTGTTGGGCATGCAGCCATGTTGGCTGCTATTAAGAAGTATGTACCAGCTCTG ATTCCATCGACTTATGCACCAGAAAGGTTGGATATCTTCAGGCAGCTTGAGAAAATTAAGCAAATGTCAACCATTGATGTGGGCTCAGATGACGAAGTAAATAAAGTTAATTGA
- the LOC25499418 gene encoding uncharacterized protein isoform X2, translating to MAVKLRHNNFPTSSSSNSWFSKDQRNADTKVLSLHCHLLNEGRSLKKRRLTHHALFWNLTSDNVLVDYRNFSLKFYRPKRKVKNLLFVSSDEGVSVNEDSDGSSTSNNTDLEKMRVKLNRPLVEDDFCDRLLQCLYDAARVFELEIKEQNSLSRQSWFSIAWFGVDRIAWEKTLSYQAAVYSLLQAASEFSSQSDGKDKNVNVFVQRSLLRLSAPLESIIREKLSAKQPKAYEWFWSKQVPAVVASFINKFEGSRKNMGGGLSSASDVSLLMLALTSFAVIIKVGPAKLSCSQFSSMSTVITGSLMDLLVDLIPISQAYSSVRDAGLCREFLVHFGPRAASCRGKIEQGPPEIVFWVNISQRQLQKVIDKERIWSKLTTSESIEVLEKDLAIFGFFIALGRSTRSFLLSNGFDTLDDPVEDFIRYLIVGSVLYYPELSSISSYQLYVEVVCEELDWLPFYPGITSTTKQLHVHKSKQEGPPNAEAVPQALDVCSHWMQSFIKYSTWLENPSNAKAARYLSIGHKKLLECMEVRMLKDKTLEISANRTVERSTVHSSAKVSDSFAEALKSVEEVVPRLENFLQELYASSASSGKEHLKAAYSVLEKIRKLKKEAEFLEASFRAKADSLQEGVDVGQSHNPVGAKEEYFKAKSRKNANVDRRKKLIGKSQGFRKDFVQDNNFQLSTSNEGIVDPESSEIHRFEHLRSELTELERRVQRRVYKSVKDEELGPMDDGARYSDDAGVVQMVQVQKEGNIIKKSFSKLKETGTV from the exons ATGGCGGTTAAACTACGCCACAACAATTTTCCAACGTCAAG TTCGTCGAATTCTTGGTTTTCGAAAGATCAACGCAATGCAGACACAAAGGTGTTGAGCTTACACTGCCATTTACTAAACGAAGGAAGAAGTTTGAAAAAGCGACGTTTAACGCATCATGctttgttttggaatttgacTAGTGATAATGTTTTGGTGGATTATagaaatttttctttgaaattttatagACCTAAAAGAAAGGTAAAGAATCTGTTATTTGTATCTTCCGATGAAGGCGTTAGTGTTAATGAGGACTCTGATGGTAGCAGCACTAGTAATAATACGGACCTTGAGAAAATGAGGGTGAAATTGAATAGGCCATTGGTCGAAGATGATTTCTGTGACAGGCTTCTGCAATGTTTATATGATGCTGCTAGGGTCTTTGAGTTGGAAATTAAAGAGCAGAACTCGCTCTCAAGACAATCTTGGTTTTCAATAGCTTGGTTTGGCGTAGACCGAATTGCGTGGGAGAAGACACTGTCATATCAG GCTGCTGTGTACTCCCTGTTGCAAGCTGCAAGTGAATTTTCATCCCAAAGTGATGGTAAAGACAAAAATGTCAATGTGTTTGTCCAAAGGAG TTTACTTCGGCTTTCGGCTCCACTGGAGAGTATAATTAGAGAAAAATTATCAGCAAAACAGCCCAAAGCATACGAGTGGTTTTGGTCCAAGCAAGTTCCAGCTGTAGTGGCTTCCTTCATTAATAAGTTTGAAGG GTCCAGAAAAAATATGGGTGGGGGTTTAAGCAGTGCAAGTGATGTATCACTTCTTATGCTTGCACTAACAAGCTTTGCTGTAATCATTAAAGTTGGTCCGGCAAAACTTTCTTGTTCACAGTTCTCTTCCATGAGCACAGTGATAACCGGTAGTTTGATGGACTTGCTGGTTGATTTAATTCCTATAAGCCAAGCCTATAGTTCTGTTAGGGATGCTGGTCTGTGCAGAGAATTTCttgttcattttggtcctcgaGCTGCATCATGCAGAGGTAAAATTGAGCAAGGTCCACCAGAGATTGTTTTCTGGGTAAACATTTCTCAGAGGCAGCTACAAAAAGTTATCGATAAGGAGAGAATATGGTCAAAACTGACAACATCTGAAAGTATAGAG GTTTTGGAGAAAGATTTAGCAATATTTGGGTTCTTTATTGCATTAGGCAGAAGTACACGGTCCTTTCTTTTATCAAACGGTTTCGATACTCTAGATGATCCAGTTGAAGATTTTATAAG GTATCTTATTGTAGGAAGTGTTTTATATTACCCTGAGCTCTCATCCATAAGTTCATATCAGTTGTATGTGGAG GTGGTTTGTGAAGAGTTGGACTGGCTTCCTTTTTATCCTGGAATCACCAGCACTACAAAACAACTACATGTGCATAAAAGTAAACAAGAAGGTCCACCAAATGCTGAAGCAGTGCCCCAAGCACTAGATGTTTGCTCTCATTGGATGCAAAGCTTTATAAAATACAGTACATGGCTAGAGAACCCTTCTAATGCGAAAGCAGCTAGATATTTGTCAATAGG GCACAAGAAGTTGTTGGAGTGCATGGAAGTTAGGATGCTAAA AGATAAGACATTGGAGATTAGTGCCAACAGAACAGTTGAGAGATCTACAGTTCACTCAAGTGCAAAAGTGTCGGATTCTTTTGCTGAG GCTTTAAAAAGTGTGGAGGAAGTTGTGCCAAGACTGGAGAATTTTCTTCAAGAGTTGTATGCATCAAGCGCTAGTTCTGGAAAAGAGCATCTGAAAGCAGCCTATTCTGTTCTGGAAAAAATACGGAAGCTCAAAAAAGAAGCTGAATTCTTGGAGGCATCTTTCAGAGCAAAAGCAGATTCTCTACAAGAA GGAGTTGACGTTGGTCAGTCCCACAATCCAGTTGGTGCGAAGGAAGAGTATTTTAAAGCGAAGAGCAGAAAGAATGCTAATGTGGATAGAAGGAAAAA ACTCATCGGTAAATCTCAGGGGTTCAGAAAGGATTTTGTACAG GACAATAATTTTCAACTGTCTACATCAAATGAAGGTATTGTGGACCCAGAATCCAGTGAaatccaccgctttgaacaccTGAGAAGTGAGCTAACAGAACTTGAGAGACGGGTTCAAAGACGTGTTTATAAATCAGTGAAGGACGAG GAGTTGGGGCCTATGGATGATGGTGCTCGATATAGTGATGATGCTGGCGTTGTTCAGATGGTCCAGGTTCAGAAGGAAggaaatatcataaaaaagtcttttagcAAGCTAAAGGAAACAGGAACAGTATGA
- the LOC25499419 gene encoding uncharacterized protein, with protein sequence MGRELKVRVVCRKLYDYVCYDLKEIAFPSSLPDPPNIKKRPKLTWEQRIWVLKKATRLYAASWVRDIGPDLRPNDYKTDEMNDESNAQKKTAKDKELSIVEELAIAARGGMETLRPALQRLYMTRASAYRDAMKSFIEGYLEGVQQVREKKENSKTEEDADVSKKST encoded by the exons ATGGGACGCGAACTTAAAGTGAGGGTTGTATGTAGGAAACTCTATGACTACGTCTGCTATGATCTCAAAGAAATTGCTTTTCCATCTTCCTTGCCCGATCCTCCAAACATTAAAAAGCGTCCTAAATTGACTTGGGAGCAGCGTATCTGG GTTTTGAAGAAAGCTACTAGGCTTTATGCTGCTAGCTGGGTTCGTGACATTGGGCCTGATCTTCGGCCAAACGATTATAAGACGGATGAAATGAACGATGAATCTAATGCTCAAAAGAAAACAGCTAAAGATAAAGAACTCTCAATAGTGGAGGAACTCG CTATAGCTGCTAGAGGGGGAATGGAGACTCTCAGACCTGCTCTGCAGCGTCTATATATGACTAGAGCTTCTGCATACAGAGATGCTATGAAGAGTTTTATAGAGGGATACCTAGAGGGTGTTCAGCAAGTAagggagaagaaagaaaattccAAAACTGAAGAAGATGCCGATGtatcaaaaaaatcaacttga